The Acidobacteriota bacterium genome has a segment encoding these proteins:
- a CDS encoding transglutaminase domain-containing protein — MKKKLASLPLLMALSFLTVPFTMGAIGEVERSFPSPGPSPTGMAWDGKHLWIADMKVHRIFKVRPEDGTVISSIPSPGLWPAGLAWDGSHLWNADTVEKKIFVIDPATGKVLRTMDSPTDAPRGMAFDRNDLWLLDDASDEISRVSTSDGTTIASLKAPGQEATGVSVDGDYFWLSDRMTDEIYRIHKRTGDVLFVLSAPGPYAWGLAWDGKNLFNVDYQNDRVYVLKIDDPSRYLLREERKAIVESTHRVINYGPGKITNMNAYIAIPETRDSQTVEGEIIFDPKPDEILTDRWGQKIAHYRYKDLPAPSIKEAKMKIRAKVYSITYFIFPEKVGSLDDIPREIKEKYLVDDEKYMINDPIIRKAASDAVVDEKNPYWIARKIYNYCIEHLQYERTGGWNVAPAVLKRGNGSCSEYTFVYIAMCRAAGLPARYVGSVVVRGDDASMDDVFHRWVEVYLPNYGWVPVDPSGGDSPSPRERAKYFGSLRNRFLITTTSGGGSEYLSWTYNFNEFYQTEPQTKVQIESFAEWDSLKDR, encoded by the coding sequence ATGAAAAAGAAACTCGCCTCTTTACCACTTCTGATGGCTCTTTCCTTTCTTACCGTGCCTTTTACCATGGGTGCCATTGGAGAAGTGGAAAGGTCCTTTCCTTCTCCCGGACCTTCTCCAACGGGAATGGCGTGGGATGGAAAGCATCTCTGGATCGCGGACATGAAAGTCCACAGGATATTCAAGGTAAGACCGGAGGATGGCACAGTCATCAGTTCCATCCCATCACCGGGCTTATGGCCTGCCGGGCTTGCCTGGGATGGGAGCCATCTCTGGAACGCAGATACCGTTGAGAAAAAAATCTTCGTGATAGACCCGGCAACGGGCAAGGTGCTCAGAACGATGGATTCTCCCACCGATGCTCCAAGGGGGATGGCATTCGACAGGAATGATCTATGGCTCCTCGACGATGCCTCCGATGAAATCAGCAGAGTAAGCACCAGCGATGGGACTACTATAGCATCTCTGAAAGCACCCGGCCAGGAGGCGACTGGTGTATCCGTCGATGGGGATTACTTCTGGCTCTCGGATCGAATGACCGATGAGATATACAGGATTCATAAGCGAACCGGCGACGTTCTCTTTGTATTGTCGGCTCCAGGCCCTTACGCCTGGGGACTTGCCTGGGACGGGAAGAATCTCTTCAACGTGGATTATCAGAACGACAGAGTATACGTCCTGAAAATAGACGACCCATCACGATACCTTCTTAGAGAGGAGAGAAAGGCGATCGTGGAATCCACGCATCGCGTCATAAACTATGGTCCTGGAAAGATTACAAACATGAATGCCTACATTGCCATCCCGGAGACTAGGGACAGCCAGACAGTGGAGGGGGAGATAATCTTCGACCCGAAACCGGATGAGATCCTTACCGATCGATGGGGACAGAAGATCGCCCATTACAGGTATAAAGATCTTCCAGCCCCTTCCATTAAAGAGGCGAAGATGAAAATCAGGGCGAAAGTGTACAGTATCACATATTTCATATTCCCCGAGAAAGTCGGCTCTCTTGACGACATTCCGCGCGAGATTAAAGAGAAGTATCTCGTCGATGACGAGAAATACATGATCAATGACCCTATAATCCGGAAGGCGGCCTCCGATGCTGTTGTTGATGAGAAGAATCCATACTGGATCGCGAGGAAGATCTACAACTATTGTATTGAACATCTCCAGTACGAAAGGACGGGAGGCTGGAACGTTGCTCCGGCCGTCCTCAAGAGGGGAAACGGCTCCTGTTCAGAATACACCTTTGTCTACATTGCAATGTGCCGGGCTGCCGGTCTTCCCGCAAGGTATGTCGGTTCTGTGGTTGTAAGGGGGGATGACGCAAGCATGGATGATGTCTTCCACCGATGGGTTGAGGTCTACCTCCCGAATTACGGTTGGGTTCCAGTTGATCCAAGCGGCGGTGATTCCCCATCGCCACGGGAGCGTGCAAAGTACTTCGGTTCGCTGAGGAACAGGTTCCTCATTACCACAACCAGCGGAGGGGGTTCGGAGTATCTCTCCTGGACCTACAACTTTAACGAGTTCTACCAGACGGAGCCTCAGACGAAGGTGCAAATCGAGAGCTTCGCCGAATGGGATTCCCTTAAAGACAGATGA
- a CDS encoding gamma-glutamyl-gamma-aminobutyrate hydrolase family protein (Members of this family of hydrolases with an active site Cys residue belong to MEROPS family C26.), translating to MVYILRPEQMLRIAITDCSKYENYENWILRLDPYVECDRLSHRLNNHGRLRKCGGLVLTGGGDVHPRFYYHRILYKRGVELDSKNLAEKILKIMPPDEKDLLDGIDEKRDEFELKAIERALTMKIPLLGICRGLQIANVFFGGTLVRDLRANNGIHRRTGDRDKRHRIWVKSESLLAKLTGVDTGEVNSSHHQAAEDAGDSLIVSAKSDDGVIEALERKDGSSSGFLLLVQWHPERMEDMDNSLSRKVGLSFLSSIRA from the coding sequence TGTTGAGAATTGCCATAACCGATTGCTCGAAGTACGAAAACTATGAGAATTGGATTCTCCGGCTCGATCCTTATGTGGAATGCGACAGACTTTCCCATCGGCTGAACAATCACGGCCGGCTCAGGAAGTGCGGCGGCTTAGTTCTGACCGGCGGTGGAGACGTTCATCCTCGATTCTACTATCACAGGATCCTGTATAAGAGAGGGGTCGAGCTTGATTCGAAAAACCTCGCGGAGAAGATCCTTAAGATCATGCCACCCGACGAAAAAGACCTTCTCGATGGGATTGATGAAAAGAGGGATGAATTCGAATTGAAGGCGATCGAGCGGGCGCTCACTATGAAGATCCCTCTCCTCGGCATATGCCGTGGTCTTCAGATCGCCAACGTCTTCTTCGGGGGAACGCTCGTGAGGGATCTAAGAGCTAATAACGGGATACACAGGAGAACTGGGGACAGGGACAAGAGACACAGGATCTGGGTGAAAAGCGAAAGTCTTCTGGCGAAGCTAACAGGAGTGGACACTGGAGAGGTGAATAGTTCCCATCATCAGGCCGCTGAAGATGCGGGGGATTCCCTCATTGTTTCGGCAAAATCTGATGATGGTGTGATTGAAGCGCTCGAGCGAAAGGATGGAAGTTCCTCTGGCTTTCTCCTTCTTGTTCAATGGCATCCCGAGAGGATGGAGGATATGGATAACTCCCTGAGCCGAAAGGTGGGTCTTTCCTTCCTTTCCTCAATCAGAGCGTAG